aaataaagtcTAAATATGGTAAgttttaattacttttatcattttgggtCATCCCAAAATTAGATAAAGTCTAAATATGAtaagtttttaattaattaaacatcaCTAATAATGAGGACCTCATAGTCTATTAACACAACTTTCATTACATTTTacctctctctttcttacttttttcaatctcttttactttatcaattgcacattaaaactaGCGTTATTTATAAGTTTGTCAATTTTTAGGGGActggatggagtaataaatagttaagagTTAAAAGAGAGTAATACCTGTTTGGTGTGGGAGAGTGTATGAAGCATATCAAGAAGCTCAGGATCAGGGGTGAGACCATAGCGTTTGGCTACATTAGTTTCCCTAAATTCTAATAGAGGGATCAACGCTGCAAACTCAAACCAAAATTTTTATTAGTGCATAATAAAAACATTCATGATTCACAAAATGAAATACTTCTACAAGCTACAAagctataaataaataaaaaaagaagaagtaaTTAATTCGTACGTGATCCAGTATCTTCAAAAAGCTGTTTATTAGTGGGATCAGCTTTAGGAGAAGAAACATGAATTATGATGATCTGATCGCCTTCTCCAACCAGGTTATGAATTGCCCAATTCAAAGCTAATTTGCTCGTTGCTGAATAGTCCATTCCAATCCCTACAATCCTTGCTTTCACCATTTTtctcttgattgataaaatttACACACTCACATAAACACCCGGTGTCTTTTATTAATAAACAGTGGAGTTTCTTGAAGGAACTAGAATGTTGGCTTTTAATAATTTAGGACCATTTGGCTTTTAATAATTAGGAACATTTGGCTTTTCAATCACACTTTATTCTTCAATGATGACATTGAATTTTAGCACATAGCTTTCCAAAAGACCAAAGTATATGGAGATATATGATTTATGTATGGACATGAGAAATTTCCATATATGTGTGTGCCTATATGTGCTTCTAGTTGGAGATGGGACCCATAAGCATATCTATTTGTCATAATACTATTGGTTGGACATACCACATATGCTTTCCATAGTGGTATACTGAGACCATTAAATTTTTTCTCCAATTTTAGATCTAGGATTGAACACTCAATAGTACTCAATAGTTAATACATAAAATGTTTCATAAATAAAAGATACAAATAACAGTTCAAGCTTAAAATCATCATAAACTCCTTTTCAAAATGCATTCTTCGTAATCCAAAATGGGAtgcaaaattttcatatcaaatcaaATTTCTGCCGCTAGCTAAATGGGATGGTAATTAATGTTATTTTCTGCCGCTAGCTAAATGGGATGGTAATTAATGTGTATATGGAGATATACGATTTATGTATGGACATGAGAAATTTCCATATATGTGTGTGCCTATATGTGCTTCTAGTTGGAGATGGGACCCATAAGCATATCTATTTGTCAAAATACTATTGGTTGGGCATACCACATATGCTTTCCATAGTGGTATACTGAGACCACTGAATTTTTTCTCCAATTTTAGATCTAGGATTGCACACTCAATAGTACTCAATAGTTAATACATAAAATGTTTCATAAATAAAAGATACAAATAATAGTTCAAGCTTAAAATCAACATAAACTCCTTTTCAAAGTGCATTCTTCGTAATCCAAAATGGGAtgcaaaattttcatatcaaatcaaATTTCTGCCGCTAGCTAAACGGGATGGTAATTAATGTTATTTTCTGCCGTTAGCTAAATGGGATGGTAATTAATGTGTATATGGAGATATATGATTTATGTATGGACATGAGAAATTTCCATATATGTGTGTGCCTATATGTGCTTCTAGTTGGAGATGGGACCCATAAGCATATCTATTTGTCAAAATACTATTGGTTGGGCATACCACATATGCTTTCCATAGTGGTATACTGAGACCATTAAATTTTTTCTCCAATTTTAGATCTAGGATTGCACACTCAATAGTACTCAATAGTTAATACATAAAATGTTTCATAAATAAAAGATACAAATAACAGTTCAAGCTTAAAATCATCATAAACTCCTTTTCAAAATGCATTCTTCGTAATCCAAAATGGGAtgcaaaattttcatatcaaatcaaATTTCTGCCGCTAGCTAAATGGGATGGTAATTAATGTTATTTTCTGCCGCTAGCTAAATGGGATGGTAATTAATGTGTATATGGAGATATATGATTTATGTATGGACATGAGAAATTTCCATATATGTGTGTGCCTATATGTGCTTCTAGTTGGAGATGGGACCCATAAGCATATCTATTTGTCAAAATACTATTGGTTGGGCATACCACATATGCTTTCCATAGTGGTATACTGAGACCATTAAATTTTTTCTCCAATTTTAGATCTAGGATTGCACACTCAATAGTACTCAATAGTTAATACATAAAATGTTTCATAAATAAAAGATACAAATAACAGTTCAAGCTTAAAATCATCATAAACTCCTTTTCAAAATGCATTCTTCGTAATCCAAAATGGGAtgcaaaattttcatatcaaatcaaATTTCTGCCGCTAGCTAAATGAGATGGTAATTAATGTTATTTTCTGCCGCTAGCTAAATGGGATGGTAATTAATGTGTATATGGAGATATACGATTTATGTATGGACATGAGAAATTTCCATATATGTGTGTGCCTATATGTGCTTCTAGTTGGAGATGGGACCCATAAGCATATCTATTTGTCAAAATACTATTGGTTGGGTATACCACATATGCTTTCCATAGTGGTATACTGAGACCATTGAATTTTTTCTCCAATTTTAGATCTAGGATTGCACACTCAAGGGCCGATTAAAGCATCATATGTTGTTAACTCCCTAACGATCTTAGGATCTCATACATACTCACAAATTAGTCTCAAGTATTTCGTTCTTATTGATTTATTATGTTATCTAATCCATCTAAGCATAATACTCATCTTTTTGGTTAGATAGCATTCTAAATAGTTTCTAAATAGTTTAATAGTTTATCAGAAAATTAGGCgcattatcatttttataaaataagtgTAGAAAAGTGACCGAGACACCTAaaataggacggagggagtatatgtttatGCTACTTTGCATTGTAAAAcctaattttctttatttatgtaaagaaatttatttatcacgtgATTTCCCATTAATCATTACATTAATTGATAGGAAAATAATAGAAATTGAACAAACAATCCTTCTACATACACTGATTAGTAGACTCATGGTTATATGTAATAATTGTAACTCTCAATCCATTTAGATGTTGACAATGTATCATGGAAGGTTGGTAGTGTCGATCCAAAATCATTTCCTATCTTGGATGACCAATGACATTGGAGTATGATATAACACTTAAAAGATCACGTTGAGACACATACTTCATGCTATGTGAACTAAGTACAAGATctcataattatttatttctaaatttatataagtaacattgagcatacgatattggtTACATGCTACTTTGATTTGTCCATGTGTGCGGATTTTCGTAACCCAATATCATGTCATCTTGAGTAGCGGTAACATTGTTACTCTATAGAACCATATATCGGTTTGCCAGAGTTGATATTGTATTAAAGAGAtgttttgatcaaatttttATTAGACATAAATCTAGCTTATTTCTAGTACAATAATAAATGTCATTCGGACTCTTACAACTTGAAAttgcaggtttgtgtcaggtgtcgtttCGAGCAAAGGATCTAtactactgatcaggatggaaatcccagctaagcctgaacctggtatcaaaaattcctcaacccacttctactgactagtatagtggacgtaagggtcgaatcccacagagatgatgcgttttgGTATCGTGGcgatattctggaaggtttggttagctaccacgctttgggttgagacttaatctaggctggaatttaagatggtactctactgactaagaGGTGGGAGAGATGTTTGAtaggcggctgtgtacgtgagagtgaggaacatgatgtttcagaaacatatggaaagtacgagtttactataaaaggctaaacggaatatcagaggaatcTGAAAAGTAAtagctgaaaagtaaaggaccaaagtaaaagtggttaaaaagaaaaagtggtcccaaagtgGATGGAGATGTATTCTTCTTTAACATCAATTCAGATCAGCAAATCCAGACTTATCACCatagaaacacaaattaacaacttcatgaacacagatctacaattaaaacttcaaatcaaaagatcgaacaccgaaactgcaactaaacttactgggtgacatgcaaggtggcagaaactacgtaaactgggtcttcacacttaaccatttcagatctaaaatctaacagcaaactgaactcataaactcagatctatcaattcggaaatgaaaacatgctcgcaacaactggaaattaccgtaacaactggatctaagctatctaggcagaaaagaatgaaatcaaacaagaaccgatgcagAAAAACAGCTTTGTATCATAAAATCGTTTGGATcgcaactaagacttcaaagtaagcaaatattgaacgtgcaacagatccaacgtaagaaaacaaagtgcgattaactaagaaagcaagtaaagattgttttgccactccgggagatgaaactgttaacactacgatcacgctgactggaacgaaaAGATGTGGAACTCCGCCGAACTGATGgtcttcaggtgaccatgggtgtggcgaggaatgagaatatgaaggataatgctgaagggtTGATCTACCGAaaagagattgctaactaagcgtaggagttaatGAACTCATTCctcccttttctttttttttctctctccaagtggcttccttttatagggcggcctcccttgatttttagggtagactctcttcatgaaatgacgcttttgccccttgcttgcggctgatcttcccagctatccttcctctccatctcgagccttcttggcatgcatcctggccagtattgcacccttctgaggccttttcacttgaattatccgaacattcccatactggctagaacactctcCCTGCACACTatagcaactattttgcagatatattccaattatgcacattatactgaccagtaaccaaggcctagaatacgacttatcaaactgctcacacttaccccatgcttgtcctcaagcatgaagaacaaacaaaaaaagtaaGTCAAATTCTAGCccggttacacccctgaccgactctatcctaacctAGACCCTAAACTATGACGTAAAGAAAAACACTaaaacaaagacaaacacacataaaaaaacaaaagaaaaacacttaaacacattaacgcATCAATCGGGcaatattttcaaccatccctccccttgggattaggtgcaatccggccttagacagccttgaacttccgcctccccccttttccttcccagtcagtatatccgcttgtcaagatcacccaaactctcggccaaacaccagattcgctcagtcactcattcctcactaggatgttaggactgtattctctcataatgctgaaccacagatgctttggACTTAGGTCTCACGTGCGGCTACCGAAGGTTTTTTTAaagcttgtaacggggctgttggcTTGTAGTGTTTGGAtggttgttcctaaggctctaaggttcaaaaaccattactttattctgatgcgggggaactgtgtgcgctCAGGCTCTTGGCTGTCACTTCTGCTTGGCTGGACCT
This sequence is a window from Salvia splendens isolate huo1 chromosome 14, SspV2, whole genome shotgun sequence. Protein-coding genes within it:
- the LOC121763847 gene encoding universal stress protein PHOS34, translated to MVKARIVGIGMDYSATSKLALNWAIHNLVGEGDQIIIIHVSSPKADPTNKQLFEDTGSPLIPLLEFRETNVAKRYGLTPDPELLDMLHTLSHTKQVKVMAKVYWGDPRDKLCDAVEQLKLDTLVLGSRGLGVLKRVLLGSVSNYVVQNASCPVTVVKGTTPRNKVRDCTKLSKMHV